Proteins encoded together in one Desulfosporosinus meridiei DSM 13257 window:
- the nosZ gene encoding Sec-dependent nitrous-oxide reductase encodes MHKGRLKTLFTAVAGLFAGLLLAYSILSQINPEAAGGLKASKEGVSEDVVDAALKTYVPPGQLDEYYLFASGGHSGQLFVFGVPSMRRIRSIPVFNKESAVGYGWTTDTKEMLGDFDWGDAHHPALSETKGDYDGRWLFINDNANSRVARVNLDSFTTQQILGPVPNIYGPHGSVFLTPNSEYFMMASRFAGPIPYGTYSDIDNFKEDYKGVMAAIAVDPKDGNMSVGWELLLPPWSYDLSDAGKGVSDGWCFLTTYNTEEAYHLLEVESSQRERDYIVAINWKMLEQAAKDGKVKDIGGAKVIDPNDVPGSVYLVPCAKSPHGVDVTPDGKYFVGNGKLSPTVTVFSFEKFMECVNNKDFQGEERGFPIVNYEKTRVAEVEVGLGPLHTQFDDQGNAYTSLFVESAVAKWSLSDFKVSDKTQVHYCPGHLTAAEGDTVNPDGKYLVSLNKLAKDKYLSVGPSHPESMQLIDLTSSKMKVLYDSPVDPEPHFAQMIKADKIKTFEVYPKDETIEGAVYAKEDARVVRDGNNVTVYMMGFRSRYYPDTVEINEGDHVTWYLTNTDFDEDITHGFGIMFYDINCEAQPGQTQKLEFVADKAGVYPYYCTNFCSALHQEMQGYLLVKPKS; translated from the coding sequence TCAAATAAACCCTGAAGCTGCAGGGGGGCTGAAGGCTTCTAAAGAGGGAGTGTCAGAGGATGTCGTCGATGCAGCCCTAAAAACCTATGTTCCCCCCGGTCAACTGGATGAATATTATCTTTTTGCATCGGGCGGACACTCTGGCCAACTGTTTGTGTTTGGGGTGCCATCCATGAGACGTATTCGTTCAATTCCGGTCTTTAACAAGGAGTCCGCCGTTGGTTATGGCTGGACTACAGATACCAAAGAAATGCTGGGGGATTTTGATTGGGGGGATGCCCACCATCCTGCACTCAGCGAAACTAAGGGTGATTATGATGGACGGTGGCTTTTCATCAATGATAACGCTAACAGTCGGGTCGCCCGCGTGAATTTAGATTCATTTACAACTCAACAGATACTTGGGCCGGTGCCTAACATCTATGGTCCTCATGGTTCGGTTTTTCTCACTCCAAATTCGGAGTATTTTATGATGGCTTCGCGTTTTGCCGGGCCGATTCCTTATGGTACTTACTCAGATATTGATAACTTCAAAGAGGATTATAAAGGAGTTATGGCTGCTATAGCCGTTGATCCCAAAGATGGCAACATGAGTGTCGGGTGGGAATTGCTGCTTCCTCCATGGTCTTACGACCTTTCCGATGCCGGTAAGGGTGTCAGTGATGGCTGGTGTTTCCTTACGACGTATAATACTGAAGAAGCGTACCACCTTTTAGAAGTTGAATCCTCCCAAAGAGAACGGGACTATATCGTGGCGATCAATTGGAAGATGCTTGAACAAGCAGCTAAAGACGGTAAAGTTAAAGATATCGGTGGGGCGAAAGTCATTGATCCCAACGATGTTCCCGGTTCGGTCTACCTGGTTCCTTGTGCAAAAAGTCCTCATGGAGTGGATGTAACCCCTGACGGCAAGTATTTCGTCGGAAATGGTAAACTTTCTCCCACAGTCACTGTTTTTAGTTTCGAAAAGTTCATGGAGTGTGTAAACAATAAGGATTTTCAAGGGGAAGAAAGGGGCTTCCCGATTGTGAACTATGAAAAGACACGGGTCGCGGAAGTAGAAGTTGGCTTAGGACCTTTGCATACTCAATTTGACGACCAAGGGAATGCGTACACAAGTTTGTTCGTCGAAAGTGCCGTCGCCAAATGGAGTTTAAGTGATTTTAAAGTAAGTGATAAAACCCAAGTACATTATTGTCCCGGACACTTAACTGCAGCAGAGGGAGATACAGTAAACCCTGATGGGAAGTACCTGGTATCCTTGAATAAGCTGGCTAAAGATAAATACCTGTCTGTAGGGCCTTCTCACCCAGAAAGTATGCAGTTAATTGACCTTACGAGTTCTAAGATGAAAGTTCTCTACGATAGCCCGGTGGATCCGGAACCACACTTTGCCCAAATGATTAAAGCGGATAAAATCAAAACCTTCGAAGTCTATCCTAAAGATGAGACAATAGAAGGAGCTGTCTATGCGAAGGAAGATGCCCGGGTTGTCCGTGACGGCAATAATGTCACGGTTTATATGATGGGCTTCCGGAGCCGCTACTACCCGGATACTGTTGAAATCAATGAAGGGGACCATGTTACCTGGTATCTCACGAACACGGACTTCGATGAGGACATTACCCATGGCTTTGGGATCATGTTCTACGACATTAACTGCGAAGCCCAACCCGGTCAGACGCAGAAGCTGGAATTTGTGGCGGATAAAGCTGGGGTCTATCCGTACTACTGTACGAACTTCTGCTCAGCCTTGCATCAGGAAATGCAAGGGTATCTCTTAGTTAAACCAAAATCCTAA